In Saprospiraceae bacterium, the sequence AATCTTTTACAGAAGCCAGATAAAGGAACAGAATGCCACCTACAAAATAAGTTGAAATAGCCAGAACATCCCAGGTTATCGGCGATTGAAGGCGGGCAAAGATGACCAAATGATGCAATCTATCCAATCGGCCTACACATAATAAGATGTATACCGGACCGATGATGGTAGCGATGACCGTGATTAATTCAGCGATACGTATGATTGGTTTTCGCCATTCCACATGGAGCAGGTGCAGGAAACCAGATATTACTGCCCCGGCATAACTAATGCCAATGAAAAAAATAAAATTTGCGATATACAATCCCCATACAACATTGTCCCGCATACCTGTCACAATATGACCTTTTGAAACCTGGACATAAAGAGCATAAGCCGCCAAAAATATAGGGATTAATAAGATATAAATCCAAAGCATAGCTTTCCGGCTAAAGGATTCTATCTGAGGAGCAAATTTGCGTAAGGCGGCCGATTGTTGTTGATTTAGATTCATAATTGGTTGATAAAATTATTTACTTTGGTTTGTTGAAATAATTATTCATTTTCTGTGCCCAAAATCCCTTTATATCTTTCTTTAATTTCATCTGACTTACCCTCCAGGCCTCTCTCCACCGGGAAAATACGATCCCGGGGAGGTAAATAGTAAACACGCGGTTGAGTGCCCAAATCTTCTGCATAGCGGTAACCGCCTCTTTCTTTGATGATCTGACTGAATCCGATAGTTTCATCGCCATTAGTTACTACATCTTCTATCTCATCTCCAAAATAAAACACTCCATTGGGGCATGCTGTGACGCAATCAGGAAGCTTACCTTCTCGTACCATATCCGGACAGAAATCACACTTCTCCACAGTTCCAACTTTACTCGGAACACTAGTCTCCGGGGAATAAGGAATACAAGCCAACTCTTTTGATATTTCCGGGTCATCCCAGTTAAACACCCGGGTGGAATAAGGACAGGCGGCCATACAAAATTTACAACCAATGCAGCGTTCATTATCGATCAGTACCAGTCCATCTGATCTTTTAAAAGTAGCATCAACAGGACAGACCTTGACACAAGGTGGGTTATCGCAATGAAAGCAGGTTTTAGGAAACCAATAAGGCGAACCCAAATCACTATCTTGCATCAATTTGACCGAAAGCCATTCTTTTTCTTCAGGGAGATGGTGCATTTTTTGGCATGCGCTGACACATTTCCTGGCATTTTTGCATTTTGCCAAATCAATAACCATCACAAATTTTTTACCTGGTATCCCTTGTCTCGCCTCCTCGCGGCTTACGCCAATGGTTTTATGAATATGTCTCAGTTCTGATTCATCTACTTCTACCATTTCACCGTCAGGAGAAAGCAGTTTTACTTTTTTCCCGGGCTCTATAACAATCGGATTAGGATCCGATTTGCAGGAGCATACCGCACTTCCGCAAGCTGCTAAGGCACCGAGGGTTCCTATTTTAAGAAAATCCCGACGCGTGTTATCGCTGTTTTCCTCTATGCTATTCATATATAATGATGGTTTTTACTGATTAGATTTAGTCCAGGACAGAATATCCTTATTTGATGCCTTTATCCCAAGTTTTGCTTTATCAACAATAGTTTTATTCACTTCAACTAAAGTACCTTCAGGCGTGAGCAGCAATTGAGTTTCCTCTTTTTTATTTTTGGGATTCCCGTTCAAATTCTGAGAATTTAGAGCACTCCCATTTTTAAACTCAAGTGTCAAAAATTGTCTGCGACTGGTCTTACGTGGTTTTTCCATCTTTATTATTTGTTAAAATCTACATAAATATTTGACATTCAAGTCATTAATAAAATCACTATCTCGAAAATCGTTTTGATTGTACTTTTTGTTTAATTGGTAATTGTGTTTGAATAATTACCTGCAAACAATTTGAAAAGCCGTCTATTAAAGCCACGGCAAGATTGACTTTGAGCTAAAGAGTCTGTATCTCCATCTTCACGATTTTTCATGTCTTTATAATTGTCCAGTACCGGCCAGGGTCTACCCAATCTAAAGGACATCATGAGTGCAATCAGCAAAGAAGAAGCCAAGGTCAATAAAAAAATTTTCATAGATTAAATGGATTAAATGACGAATCAAAGTAAACACACAGGTGAAGCTCTACCACTGATACAAATCATATTATTAGACTATTGAGATCATTCAGACCACTGTCGGTCATCAGTCGAATCGAAAAATCAGCTAGCTACTTTTAACCATCAAATCAAAGTATTCAATCCAAGAAAAATGAAAAATATGAAACTTGAACATTCATCCAGGAAGTTAACCAGGATTTTCTGGCTATCAATTTCCTTGCTCATCTTATACCAATGTACCAAAGAAGGGGCTAATGTCGGTAAGCTGGACCGATCTTTTAAAGGTACACCGGACTCTACTCATTTTTCGCCGTTTTACGATGTCACCACTTTTGCCAAAGCAGATCTTACACCTGATGTCAATGACAAAATAGAGGCACGGGGAGTTCAGTCTGTCATCAAAGAATACTGCGGGGTAGGTACTTGTCATGGAGGACCCATCGCTCCCAAATTATCCACTTATGCTGAGATTAGAAATTATACTGTAGCTGGAGAACCACTACAAAGCAAATTGTGGAACCTTATTACGACCAATGACCTGGATGCAGCCATGCCCCCTGTACATGCAGGCCATGAACTATCACTCACTGACAAAACCATACTATATAATTGGATTAAAAATGGAGCCAAAGAAAATCCCGGATTGGAAGATTTCAGACCAGCCGCCATAAAAATTATAAATAATGGTTGCACTTCTGCTAACTGTCATAGTGTGGGTACCGCCACAGGAAATTGGGCAAAAAGTGGCTTGGTTCCTGGATTAACCGCTTCCGATACCAGTCAATTTGTCCTCACCAGATCTAATGGAGTGACTGTGTATACTATTTTAAAGGAACCACTCAGATCTAAAGTCTGGCAAGCATATAAGGATAGTGTACGACGATACTACATGGATACTTTGGCAAATGCGAGCTGGAGACCATATAAAACTTTTTCAACTCCTGTCAATAAATCTAGTGTAAGAGGATCCCTGGATAGTTATGATGATATTTTATTAGATATATCCTACCCAAAAAGCAATCGAAGTGTGACTAGTGTAGTATATACTTCGCCTGAAGGAAATAAATATTATGTACGTAGCAACCCATTGAACTCCACCAGTTCATTGATTTCCCGAATCGACTCCACGCTGGTACTTGCGAATCCTGCTACAGGCGTCTTTGCCTCTAAACATCAGGGAGACATGTCCTATGGTGATGGTGGTATCAATTCATCAGAAATAGCGCTGATCAAATCATGGTATTTCGCAGATCCTAATGTACCTGTAGTGTGGAAGTATGGGCTCGATGGCAATGGAATATTTAAGTATACCAAATCCGGCAATATTATTAAATCTAAATAATAAAAATATATGAAGAAGTTCGTTTTCAATACACTGAAGCTGAGTTTGCTCATCATGATGTATTTTTCATCGTGTTACAACAACAAAGAGGATATCACGATACTGCCTAAAGTTTCTTTTCTGGGAGAGGTGGTTCCTATCATGACTTCAGGAGGATGTGGATGTCATAACAATGCACAGTCCAATAGCACAAATAATAACGCAGTGCCTTTTACACATTTTGATACCATCAAAGATGGCACTACCATCATCAGGATTAATAATGTAGTAGACTATGGCACCATCATAGCCAGGATAGATACTATGAGACTTTGGGCCAATGGCACCATTGGACATCCTGGTGGTGGTATTATTGATTTAACTGAAAACCAACGGGAAATAATCAAAAGTTGGATTGATCAGGGCCCACCTTATGATGGTGGCAGTGCAGCCTGTGATGCTTCTGGGAATATCACTTACACCAAAGATATAGTGCCAATCTACAATGTCACTTGCAAATCTGCAGGCTGTCATGGAGGAAGAGGTCCGGTATTGGACTATGCTAAATTAACATCCGATAAATCAATCCTGACGGCGATGATGGCCAGCGGAGGATCCAACGGGCATCCAGCAGGAAGGATAGGGCTGACATCGTGTACGGTAGACAAATTTAAAGCCTGGATTGCCGCTGGACAACCCAGATAAATAGGTTCAAAAACAACCTCAAACAATGTTAAACATAAAATTTATGAAAAAATATATATTTCTCCTTTTTATCCTGGTAACCATTGCGGGGCAAAACTATGCACAGGATGCTAATGAACCTTCGCAGGAGGAGGCTCCAAAATTAAAGCCTAAATACGCTAAAAATACTTTTCAGGCAACCAACATCATCAACATGCATAGTGTAGAGATGGTCAATAAATCAAACTTGCAATTTCAGGTAGCTCACCATTTTGGAGTAGCCTGGAATAAAGATGCAACTACCGGGCAAAATTTGGCCCAGGTATTAGGCCTTAATTCGGGAATAGCCAAAACCTATATATCCCTGGATTACTCCCTGTTTGATCATACTAACCTCGGTATAGCCTTTGCTGGCAATCTAACCTTCGAAGGCTGGATCAAACTGAAACTTTTGCGACAACAGACAGGGCCTAAAAATGTGCCTGTTTCCATAGCATGGCTTTCACTCACCAATGCCAATGCACAGGAAGATCCGTCTAATGATGACAATCCCAATTATGTAGCCTGGAATAAATTTTCCTTTTTACATCAGCTACTTATAGCAAGAAAATTGAGTCCCAAGTTATCGTTGCAGGTGATGCCTACCCTGGTACATTATAATATCATTCCCTATGGTATCAACAACAGCAACAATGTTTTTTCATTGGGATTGGCTGGCAAATATCAAGCTAAACCAAATACAGCATTAACGATGGAATACAGTCGTCAATTAAATATGTATGAAGATGTCCTGGACATTTCCGGTAGTATATCGAATTATGCTCCTGACTTATTCGCTGTTGGAGTCGAATTCAACACAGGTGGACACGTATTTCAGTTTTACATCGGCAATACTACCAGTGCATCTAATATTGAGCAACTGAGTCGCAACCTTAATTTTATCAAAGACGGCAAGTTCGCAATGGGATTTAGACTCAATAGGAGTTTTTATATAGGCAAAGAATAGATGGATTGAATGAAGGAGGTACAGGCAACTCTGTCAGACCTCATTTATTTAGAACCAACCGAATCCTTCGGTTGGTTTTTTTATTTTAACGAAAGCACTATTGAAATAAAACAAAAAATTCAATAACACTATTTGCCCAAGGGTCTAACACTTATGAACGGGCTAAGACATTTATCTTCATAAATTGTTGAAGATGTAATCCCATAGGTCCGAAATTTGCCTGACCTTTATCACTGACATTGATTTTCAATCATCCATTGAACTTTAAAAACTTTACAGCTCAATAGGAGATAAGCTTAGTTTTTAGTCTTGATTTTATCCATGACAAACTTACCAATATCCACCCCTTGAGTGATCCCATTATTGATGGCTGGCATATAATGAATACCCCCGTAAAACCTGCTGATACATGCCTCCTGGGCTGCTTTTTTAGGACTGGTGAAAGATCTTGGAAACAGCCCATACTCTACTTCTACGCTGTCTGTATAAGCGATATTATCTCCAAATAACTGAGTCAATATCTCTGCAGACACACTGGATACTACACTATGACCACTTGTATACTCTGGAAAAGGAGGGGTCTGCAACAAGGGTATCCACTCAGGGTCTATATGTTCATTGATATAGGTTTCGGGGCGAACCAGGTTACTACGATATTTTTCATCCCAGCAAGATATAAACCCTTCATTGAGCCCGATGGCCACCAGGGCATAAGCTTCTGCAGTCGCACCAAAAGGTTTGTTTAGTTTTTTACAAAGTGTCTCTGTGATTCCAATCCAATGTCCACCAGGGCTTATTTTTTTAGTAGCAAACATGACATGGCCCTGCTGGTGTACAATGAAGGGATTGCAGTCCCAAAACAAAGCGATAGCCTGGTGCAAACTATCCTTGCTATTGCCTTCTACCATGACATCGGCGGCCTCTTTATAAAACAAACTATTATTATCAGTGGAGTATGGCGTTGGTGGCACTGGTTTGAACTGAGCGGCACTGTCCATGATCAAAGGTCTTTGTTTGTTCCAATGTGGTTCTATGGCATCCATATATGCCGGAGAAATCGGCTTCCATCGTTCCGGATCATTAGTGACAGAGAATTTTGGAAAGGTGCGCGATTGTTTGTAATTGTCAGCATTGGTCCATTTAATGATGGCATTGCCTATACTATCACCAAAAGCCCAGGATCTTTGTAACACATCTTTTGGCACACCGATCGAATCGTATTGATGCAGAAGCATTGCTTCATAGGCATTCATTTTATCTTCAGAAAATAAAAGGGTGAGGCCTGTTTTGATGATCGCTTTTGTACTAGCGATTGCATAAGCATATTCTTTACCTGCTTCGGGTTTGGGCATCGGCGGAAAATCCTTGACTTGACCAGCCAGCGACCGATATGCTGGATCACCCGCGGCCATCGCTTCATACCCCGCTATAGCACAACGGCTATAGATGCGTCCGGCTACAGGTGGAGAAAAAATATCATAGACCATGATATCGGTTACTTGTTTCATCGCTGCATGAAAATAGTTTGGGTCGCTGACCACCGTCAGGTAGTTGGGATTGTCTTTTTTGCAGGAAATAAGACCTAGAGTGAGGACAATCGAGATTAATAAGATACGCATTTAATATAATGGTTGAATTATTCCGCAAAGATAAGGCAAATTAAGGTGCATTAGTAGATTAGGACCTGATTCCACCTTGCAACCTTATTAGATTTGGTATGCTTGGGTCAAAGCATAAAACCAGCTTCAAATCCACTTAACCCAAACATAAATACCTGATTTGGTGAAAATTAATACAGATTCTAGACCCGGATTGAAATGTCTGTCAACAACCTACCACTTCAATTTCTTATAATACTTGATATCGTAGTCCAATGCATCGTAAGCATCTTTGCCATACTCTTCCTGCTCGATAAAAAAGTACTTCATACCTGATTTTTTATATGATTTAAGCATTCCAAGGATGTCCAGGGAGCCCTTGCCAAATTCTGTACTTTTTTTCTCTACGAGATTCATGTC encodes:
- a CDS encoding 4Fe-4S dicluster domain-containing protein — its product is MNSIEENSDNTRRDFLKIGTLGALAACGSAVCSCKSDPNPIVIEPGKKVKLLSPDGEMVEVDESELRHIHKTIGVSREEARQGIPGKKFVMVIDLAKCKNARKCVSACQKMHHLPEEKEWLSVKLMQDSDLGSPYWFPKTCFHCDNPPCVKVCPVDATFKRSDGLVLIDNERCIGCKFCMAACPYSTRVFNWDDPEISKELACIPYSPETSVPSKVGTVEKCDFCPDMVREGKLPDCVTACPNGVFYFGDEIEDVVTNGDETIGFSQIIKERGGYRYAEDLGTQPRVYYLPPRDRIFPVERGLEGKSDEIKERYKGILGTENE
- a CDS encoding vanadium-dependent haloperoxidase, with translation MRILLISIVLTLGLISCKKDNPNYLTVVSDPNYFHAAMKQVTDIMVYDIFSPPVAGRIYSRCAIAGYEAMAAGDPAYRSLAGQVKDFPPMPKPEAGKEYAYAIASTKAIIKTGLTLLFSEDKMNAYEAMLLHQYDSIGVPKDVLQRSWAFGDSIGNAIIKWTNADNYKQSRTFPKFSVTNDPERWKPISPAYMDAIEPHWNKQRPLIMDSAAQFKPVPPTPYSTDNNSLFYKEAADVMVEGNSKDSLHQAIALFWDCNPFIVHQQGHVMFATKKISPGGHWIGITETLCKKLNKPFGATAEAYALVAIGLNEGFISCWDEKYRSNLVRPETYINEHIDPEWIPLLQTPPFPEYTSGHSVVSSVSAEILTQLFGDNIAYTDSVEVEYGLFPRSFTSPKKAAQEACISRFYGGIHYMPAINNGITQGVDIGKFVMDKIKTKN